A portion of the Streptomyces sp. NBC_00376 genome contains these proteins:
- a CDS encoding sensor histidine kinase, with amino-acid sequence MTTTPPYIPPEAPPRPPPAADGLVSAARRNLREMAHGLAHPSHPPVPPLANASKRWRRLLPYIAVLVLAAIFVPVTLNVLTNEYSMAEGLAGLLAVAQTAPLLMLAHRPLQAWWIIFPADIVGALVLLRYPEPQMAVWPWPPPTLIAYLFVMLAVALRETRRTVVSVWALTAVASLVLHLGGTDRSNGTAGLLPAFGAVFMVIGAVIRERGDVQRRLAEQETISEAERAQRTLLEERARIARELHDVVAHHMSVITVQADSAPYRISGLPEEAHEEFAAIAASARESLTEMRRLLAVLRSDGTQGERAPQPGLDRVQQLVEATVRAGLPAELSLSAGLPDVPQAVDLSAYRIVQEALANVIRHAPGARTRVSITSDGAHLTVLVVNDRAEQPDSPLETAGTGHGLVGMRERVRLTGGTLDTGPLPDGGFRVAARLPLTPVAPTVPEDS; translated from the coding sequence ATGACGACCACCCCGCCCTACATTCCGCCCGAGGCGCCGCCGCGCCCGCCGCCCGCCGCCGACGGGCTGGTGAGCGCCGCCCGCCGCAATCTGCGCGAGATGGCCCACGGTCTCGCCCACCCGTCCCATCCCCCGGTCCCGCCGCTCGCGAACGCGTCCAAACGGTGGCGGAGGCTGCTGCCGTACATCGCCGTCCTCGTCCTCGCGGCGATCTTCGTTCCGGTCACGCTCAATGTGCTGACCAACGAATACAGCATGGCCGAAGGGCTGGCCGGCCTGCTGGCCGTCGCCCAGACGGCGCCGCTGCTGATGCTGGCGCACCGCCCGTTGCAGGCGTGGTGGATCATCTTCCCCGCCGACATCGTGGGGGCGCTGGTGCTGCTGCGGTACCCGGAACCACAGATGGCCGTCTGGCCGTGGCCGCCGCCGACACTGATCGCCTACCTCTTCGTGATGCTGGCGGTGGCCCTGCGCGAGACCCGCCGCACCGTGGTCTCCGTCTGGGCGCTGACCGCCGTGGCGAGCCTGGTCCTGCACCTGGGCGGCACGGACCGCAGCAACGGCACCGCGGGCCTGCTTCCGGCGTTCGGCGCCGTGTTCATGGTGATCGGTGCGGTGATACGGGAGCGGGGCGACGTACAGCGCCGGCTCGCCGAGCAGGAGACCATCAGCGAGGCCGAGCGGGCACAGCGCACGCTGCTGGAGGAGCGCGCCAGGATCGCCCGCGAGCTGCACGACGTGGTCGCGCACCACATGTCCGTGATCACGGTCCAGGCCGACTCCGCGCCCTACCGGATCAGCGGGCTGCCCGAGGAGGCGCACGAGGAGTTCGCCGCGATCGCGGCGAGCGCCCGGGAGTCGCTGACGGAGATGCGGCGGCTGCTGGCGGTGCTGCGCAGCGACGGCACCCAGGGCGAACGGGCACCGCAGCCGGGGCTCGACCGGGTGCAGCAGCTGGTGGAGGCGACGGTGCGGGCGGGGCTGCCGGCCGAGCTGTCGCTGTCCGCCGGGCTGCCCGACGTACCGCAGGCGGTGGACCTGTCGGCGTACCGGATCGTGCAGGAGGCCCTGGCCAATGTGATCCGCCACGCCCCCGGGGCGCGGACCCGGGTATCGATCACGTCCGACGGCGCGCATCTGACCGTCCTGGTGGTCAACGACCGTGCGGAGCAGCCCGATTCGCCGCTGGAGACGGCCGGGACCGGGCACGGCCTGGTCGGTATGCGCGAACGCGTACGGTTGACCGGCGGCACGCTGGACACCGGACCGCTGCCCGACGGCGGCTTCCGGGTGGCCGCGCGGCTGCCCCTGACTCCTGTTGCTCCCACGGTTCCGGAGGACTCTTGA
- a CDS encoding aldo/keto reductase, which produces MTDDKITTVELGNGGPQVGVQGLGCMGMSEFYGDTDEAAARETLETALAAGVTLFDTADIYGSGANETFLAPFVGAHRDEITLATKFAIERRDDDPHYRAVRNDPAYIRKAVEDSLRRLDTEVIDLYYMHRRDPAVPLAESVGAMAELVQQGKVKQLGLSEVTGAELREAHAVHPIAALQSEWSLFSRDVELSAVPAAVELGVTLVPYSPLGRGFLTGAFTDAAKELSEGDFRKHQPRFTGDNAKKNAALLEPVHKIAAAHGASAAQVALAWVQQRAQVHGLTVVPIPGTRKSSRLLENLAATRLTLTEGELAQLEPIAGQVAGDRYPDMSSTATARE; this is translated from the coding sequence ATGACTGACGACAAGATCACCACCGTGGAGCTCGGCAACGGCGGCCCGCAGGTCGGCGTGCAGGGACTCGGCTGCATGGGCATGAGCGAGTTCTACGGCGACACCGACGAAGCCGCCGCCCGCGAGACGCTGGAGACGGCGCTGGCGGCGGGCGTCACCCTCTTCGACACCGCGGACATCTACGGCAGCGGCGCCAACGAGACCTTCCTCGCCCCGTTCGTCGGGGCGCACCGGGACGAGATCACGCTCGCCACGAAGTTCGCCATAGAGCGCAGGGACGACGACCCGCACTACCGGGCCGTGCGCAACGACCCCGCGTACATCCGCAAGGCCGTCGAGGACAGCCTGCGACGGCTGGACACCGAGGTCATCGACCTCTACTACATGCACCGCCGCGACCCGGCCGTCCCGCTGGCCGAGTCCGTCGGCGCGATGGCCGAGCTGGTCCAGCAGGGCAAGGTCAAGCAGCTCGGGCTGAGCGAGGTGACCGGCGCCGAGCTGCGCGAGGCGCACGCGGTGCACCCGATCGCCGCCCTCCAGTCGGAGTGGTCGCTCTTCAGCCGGGACGTCGAGCTCAGCGCCGTGCCGGCCGCCGTCGAGCTCGGGGTGACCCTCGTGCCGTACTCGCCGCTCGGGCGGGGCTTCCTGACCGGGGCGTTCACGGACGCGGCCAAGGAGCTGTCGGAGGGCGACTTCCGCAAGCACCAGCCCCGCTTCACCGGCGACAACGCGAAGAAGAACGCCGCCCTGCTGGAACCCGTCCACAAGATCGCGGCGGCACACGGGGCCTCGGCCGCGCAGGTGGCGCTCGCCTGGGTGCAGCAGCGGGCCCAGGTGCACGGGCTGACCGTGGTGCCGATCCCGGGCACCCGCAAGAGCAGCCGGCTGCTGGAGAACCTGGCCGCCACCCGGCTCACGCTGACCGAGGGGGAGCTGGCGCAGCTGGAGCCGATCGCCGGGCAGGTGGCGGGGGACCGCTACCCGGACATGAGCTCGACGGCCACCGCGCGCGAGTAG
- a CDS encoding response regulator gives MTIRVIIVDDQAMVRAGFAALLAAQSDIDVVGEAPDGRRAIDVSRSVRPDVVLMDVRMPEMDGLAAARELLDPPVGVVHRPKVLMLTTFDVDDYVYEALRAGASGFLLKDAPPADLISAVRVVAAGEALLAPSVTRRLIADFARQGPTGATRSGQSLRLNGLTPRETEVLELIARGLSNQEIAGKLVLAEQTVKTHIGRVLAKLDLRDRAQAVIFAYEAGVVVPGEG, from the coding sequence TTGACCATTCGCGTGATCATCGTCGACGACCAGGCCATGGTGCGGGCGGGGTTCGCGGCACTGCTCGCGGCGCAGAGCGACATCGACGTGGTCGGTGAGGCGCCGGACGGACGCCGGGCCATCGACGTCAGCCGCAGCGTCCGCCCGGACGTGGTCCTGATGGATGTCCGGATGCCCGAGATGGACGGCCTGGCGGCGGCCCGCGAGCTGCTGGACCCGCCGGTGGGGGTGGTGCACCGGCCGAAGGTGCTGATGCTCACCACGTTCGACGTGGACGACTACGTGTACGAGGCGCTGCGCGCCGGGGCGTCCGGCTTCCTGCTGAAGGACGCGCCGCCCGCCGATCTGATCTCGGCGGTACGGGTGGTCGCGGCGGGCGAGGCGCTGCTCGCGCCGTCCGTGACGCGCCGCCTGATCGCGGACTTCGCCCGGCAGGGCCCGACCGGGGCCACCCGGAGCGGCCAGTCGCTGCGGCTGAACGGCCTGACTCCGCGCGAGACGGAGGTACTCGAACTGATCGCGCGGGGCCTGTCGAACCAGGAGATCGCGGGGAAGCTGGTGCTGGCCGAGCAGACGGTGAAGACCCACATAGGCCGGGTGCTGGCCAAGCTGGACCTGCGGGACCGGGCACAGGCGGTGATCTTCGCGTACGAGGCGGGGGTCGTGGTGCCGGGCGAGGGGTGA
- a CDS encoding MerR family transcriptional regulator gives MTVMESTSVKVDVCATAPQPHPRPEGQDRYTISEVVAFTGLTAHTLRWYERIGLMPHVDRSHTGQRRFSNRDLDWLAFVGKLRLTGMPVADMVRYAELLREGEHTFEERQELLEATRRDVITRIAELQDTLAVLDYKIDFYAGARRAPERPSA, from the coding sequence ATGACGGTGATGGAGAGCACTTCAGTGAAGGTGGACGTCTGCGCCACGGCCCCGCAGCCGCACCCGCGTCCCGAGGGGCAGGACCGGTACACCATCAGCGAGGTCGTCGCCTTCACCGGACTCACCGCGCACACCCTGCGCTGGTACGAGCGGATCGGGCTGATGCCGCACGTCGACCGGTCCCACACCGGCCAGCGCCGCTTCAGCAACCGCGACCTGGACTGGCTGGCGTTCGTCGGCAAGCTGCGGCTGACCGGGATGCCGGTCGCCGACATGGTGCGGTACGCGGAGCTGCTGCGCGAGGGCGAGCACACCTTCGAGGAACGGCAGGAGCTGCTGGAGGCGACCCGCCGCGACGTGATCACGCGGATCGCGGAGCTCCAGGACACCCTCGCCGTGCTCGACTACAAGATCGACTTCTATGCGGGCGCCCGGCGGGCGCCGGAGAGGCCCAGTGCCTGA
- a CDS encoding alpha/beta hydrolase, producing the protein MRRYARTLVAVALATTVVAGTAGWASGNAQQALTGPPPGTAAWRTDHVLGRELPDPGRNTPAEVARFFRGLTAAQQQALAVRHPLVVGNLDGAPVELRYRANALSLQASHDPRYAHLGQDRRRQILAFDPRGRGQVAEVFGDLRTARHVAVVVPGSDIDAGTFDRTNDVYGTPAGMAKALYARTGPGSAIVAWAGYTTPVGLGVDAATGSLAEAGAGRLTRFTDGLAAAGVPAPAVFCHSYGSVVCGLAASRLRARDLVVLGSPGMRADDVADLRTGARVWAAKDATDWIDDVPNVEVAGLGHGPDPAAPEFGARRVPADDARGHTGYFAPGTDSLRAFAAITEEKAR; encoded by the coding sequence ATGCGCCGTTACGCGAGGACTCTGGTCGCGGTCGCGCTGGCCACGACCGTGGTGGCGGGAACGGCCGGCTGGGCGTCCGGGAACGCACAGCAGGCCCTCACCGGGCCGCCCCCGGGCACAGCGGCCTGGCGCACCGATCACGTACTGGGGCGGGAGCTGCCCGATCCCGGGCGGAACACGCCCGCCGAAGTGGCGCGCTTCTTCCGGGGGTTGACCGCCGCGCAGCAACAGGCCCTGGCCGTACGCCATCCGCTCGTCGTGGGCAACCTGGACGGCGCTCCGGTCGAGCTGCGCTACCGGGCCAACGCCCTTTCCCTGCAGGCGAGTCACGACCCCCGGTACGCACACCTCGGACAGGACCGGAGGCGGCAGATCCTCGCGTTCGACCCGCGCGGACGCGGTCAGGTCGCCGAGGTCTTCGGGGACCTGCGCACCGCACGCCATGTCGCGGTCGTGGTGCCGGGCTCGGACATCGACGCCGGGACCTTCGACCGTACGAACGATGTGTACGGCACTCCGGCGGGCATGGCGAAGGCCCTGTACGCCCGGACCGGGCCCGGCAGCGCCATCGTCGCCTGGGCCGGTTACACCACCCCCGTGGGCCTCGGCGTCGACGCGGCGACGGGGTCGCTCGCCGAGGCGGGGGCCGGCCGGCTGACCCGGTTCACGGACGGACTCGCGGCCGCCGGCGTGCCCGCGCCCGCCGTGTTCTGCCACAGCTACGGCTCCGTCGTGTGCGGGCTCGCCGCGTCCCGGCTGCGCGCCAGGGACCTGGTGGTCCTCGGCTCGCCCGGGATGCGCGCGGACGACGTCGCCGATCTGCGCACCGGGGCCCGGGTCTGGGCCGCGAAGGACGCCACGGACTGGATCGACGACGTGCCGAACGTCGAGGTGGCGGGGCTCGGCCACGGCCCCGACCCGGCCGCCCCGGAGTTCGGAGCGCGCCGGGTCCCGGCCGACGACGCCCGGGGCCACACCGGCTACTTCGCCCCGGGCACGGACTCGCTCCGCGCCTTCGCCGCGATCACCGAGGAGAAGGCGCGGTGA
- a CDS encoding SDR family oxidoreductase: MIVVTGATGNVGRTLVPLLAEAGEEVVAVSRQSQPAGLPAGVRPARADIGNAASMRPVLAGAEAFFILLGGELNGHGESPKALLDAAGAAGVKRVVLLSSQINSTRPEALSHARLREFEAVVHASGVDFTILRPGGFASNAFAWAESVRTRRTVFAPFADVALPVIDPADIAEVASVALREDGHVGRTYELTGPEVISPSGQVAAISEALGEEVAFVELSRAEARARMAQFMPEEVIGGTLDVLGVPLPAEREISPDVENVLRRPARPFGAWVARNLPAFQ; this comes from the coding sequence ATGATCGTTGTGACAGGTGCGACCGGCAATGTCGGACGGACGCTGGTGCCGCTGCTGGCCGAGGCGGGCGAGGAGGTCGTGGCCGTCTCGCGGCAGTCGCAGCCCGCCGGGCTCCCGGCCGGCGTCCGGCCCGCCCGGGCCGACATCGGGAACGCCGCGAGCATGCGGCCGGTCCTCGCCGGCGCCGAAGCGTTCTTCATCCTGCTGGGCGGCGAGCTCAACGGCCACGGCGAGAGCCCGAAGGCCCTGTTGGACGCTGCTGGGGCCGCCGGGGTCAAGCGGGTCGTTCTGCTGTCCTCCCAGATCAACTCCACCCGCCCCGAGGCCCTTTCGCACGCCCGCCTGCGCGAGTTCGAGGCCGTCGTGCACGCGTCGGGCGTGGACTTCACCATCCTGCGCCCGGGTGGATTCGCCTCCAACGCCTTCGCCTGGGCCGAGTCGGTTCGTACCCGGCGCACCGTCTTCGCCCCGTTCGCGGATGTGGCACTGCCCGTCATCGACCCGGCGGACATCGCCGAGGTCGCCTCCGTCGCGCTGCGCGAGGACGGCCACGTGGGCCGTACGTACGAGCTGACCGGCCCCGAGGTCATCAGCCCGAGTGGGCAGGTCGCAGCCATCTCCGAGGCGCTGGGTGAGGAGGTGGCCTTTGTGGAACTCTCGCGCGCGGAGGCCCGTGCCCGCATGGCGCAGTTCATGCCCGAGGAGGTCATCGGCGGCACTCTGGACGTGCTCGGCGTCCCACTGCCGGCCGAGCGGGAGATCAGCCCCGACGTGGAGAACGTCCTCCGCCGTCCGGCCAGACCCTTCGGTGCGTGGGTCGCGCGCAATCTTCCGGCCTTCCAGTAG
- a CDS encoding DUF4429 domain-containing protein, with protein MGDVLAGIHATWEFDTDSVLIRFERGIRTPKLFQSLRERRVPHAALSSVTLTPGKRGTVVLRAVPRHGADPLVEAAAGQLKDGCDPYRLVLPAERETLAEYYADELRARLGPDAAEPADRFLVAAPEAPMQFKAYDGRAGFDGHRVSFRWFWTGASTAKWKAGDQTFPVTELSGVEWRSPEAFEGYLRLVPRGLEHAVPGPGASPDRSCGPGLVTDPGPGAAQGPQPMTPRPTSADQDPAAVVFGLGYGPVHESLPFAAAVLESVRRNHSAAVAPASVLAGAGRRDPADIAERIRHLGELHRSGLVTDDEFSAKKAQLLAEL; from the coding sequence ATGGGTGATGTGCTGGCCGGAATTCATGCCACCTGGGAGTTCGACACCGACTCCGTGCTCATCCGCTTCGAACGGGGGATCCGCACGCCGAAGCTCTTCCAGAGCCTGCGTGAACGCCGCGTCCCGCACGCGGCGCTGTCGTCGGTGACGCTCACCCCGGGCAAGCGGGGCACGGTGGTCCTGCGTGCCGTGCCGAGACACGGTGCCGACCCGCTGGTCGAGGCCGCGGCCGGGCAGCTGAAGGACGGCTGCGATCCATACCGGCTGGTGCTGCCCGCCGAGCGCGAGACGCTGGCCGAGTACTACGCGGACGAACTGCGCGCCCGGCTCGGCCCCGACGCGGCGGAGCCCGCCGACCGGTTCCTGGTCGCGGCGCCCGAGGCGCCGATGCAGTTCAAGGCGTACGACGGCCGGGCCGGCTTCGACGGGCACCGGGTCTCCTTCCGCTGGTTCTGGACGGGTGCCTCCACGGCGAAGTGGAAGGCCGGCGACCAGACGTTCCCGGTGACGGAGCTGAGCGGTGTCGAGTGGCGCTCCCCGGAGGCGTTCGAGGGCTATCTGCGGCTGGTGCCCAGGGGGCTGGAGCACGCGGTCCCGGGACCGGGCGCGAGCCCCGACCGGAGCTGTGGTCCGGGCCTCGTCACGGATCCGGGTCCGGGCGCGGCACAAGGCCCGCAGCCGATGACGCCCCGCCCCACCAGCGCCGACCAGGATCCGGCCGCGGTGGTCTTCGGCCTCGGCTACGGCCCGGTGCACGAGTCGCTGCCGTTCGCCGCGGCCGTGCTGGAATCGGTGCGCAGGAACCATTCGGCTGCCGTCGCGCCCGCCTCCGTCCTCGCGGGCGCCGGGCGGCGCGACCCCGCGGACATCGCGGAGCGGATCCGGCACCTCGGGGAGCTGCACCGGTCCGGCCTGGTGACGGACGACGAGTTCAGCGCCAAGAAGGCCCAGCTGCTCGCCGAGCTGTGA